In Labeo rohita strain BAU-BD-2019 chromosome 4, IGBB_LRoh.1.0, whole genome shotgun sequence, the DNA window GTGACACACACTCCTATAAACCAACTGACAGCAGCTCACAGATATTAGCAAATTGGGTGCCAAAAATAATCTGGGTTTCGCTcactgtctttctttctccatcGTGAGAGAGGTTGGTTTAGCTCGTGTCTGCACATTCCACTCTCGAGCCCCAACTGCTTTAACTCCTCCAACCTGCAGTTTCTGCTGCTGcaccatcacacacacatactgctgacaatttaaaatacactacAGTAAAACTTTTCCAGTCGTAGGTTGACAGGGCAAAGGACAGCCTGATGGCTTTTGGACGAGTGTCAGTATGTATGTGTATGCGTctgtgggagagagagagaacactGCTCCATACTGTCCTGTTGGACCTTTTAGTCCAATGCTTTTGACTCAGTGCCTCCCACTGTCCAAGATAATATCCAAACATATTTCCTCTGGATTTTTTttgcttgctgaataaattcaaaatgttgtgctggagaaaaaagtaaaagggtaattgcgacttatctcacaattgagattttttttttctgaaaaattgagatataaacccagaattgtaaggaaaaaaacatcgctgttgtgaggaaaaaataaaaaattgtaagaaaAGTTCACAATGAcctgttttaaagttttattcctTATcagaaaaaacacagttgtgctatgcaaactcagaattgagaagaaaagtcaaaactCTGAGATAAACTCAGttctaaatttgtattttgtaattttgacctttttctcccagaattaagagaaaaaaaagacattgtaagataaaaaaaaacatatacatatatatatatataagtaagtttttttatatatatatctgaagGAATGACGTCAAAGAAGACTCTTTGATTTCCTCACATCTGCATCCCATTGTGGTGTGCATTAGCATAAATTTAATGTGAATACAATACTGGTTGATTACTTAACGTTGACTAAGCTCTTTAATTGTTAAACTACATATTAAGAGTTTAACTGTCCCTTCATTTTGATTAAACCTACAAAGATGATGAGAAAAGCAGAACTGAGATGGAAAACATTAGGACAGTTTTACTGCACTCACCATAGTACTCTTCATAAGTTCCCGGGGATCTGCGACCACGCCGTTTGAAGAAGTTTGAGGCATCAGATGCTGGCATGAAAACTTGTTTAGATGCTCCTGCTAAAGCAATGGAGTTAGAGGAGAGACAGCATGTGGGAGTTGGAtttggagtgtgtgtgtgctgaacTCACCTTTAGCTTCACTGTCTTTTCCATCTTTAACAGCTGCACTTTCAACCCCGGCCAGAACTAATAGGAGAGATAGTgtacttttttagtttttctgtcAAGGTCTGTCAAAAAATTCTTCTGATGTGAAATTTCATAGCTCGTATATATCATATGTGAAATGTGTTTcatagaaatgttatttttagagTTCAAGTGCATCAAGAAATGAAAGAAATCTTTGAACCAAAATGTTTGTTAATTTCACTTTTTACCCATCTCTAAATGAGTTGTCATGAACTTATActgtttttatgtaaaacacAATTTCAGTATATCTAATGGGAAACAAATCTACAAAGTATTGATAGGTAATAGGTACTCACCAATTAGAATAAGGACTGTGGGCAGCAGAGTGAGCAGGACAGTATGAGTCCCGGCCATCCTTTAGAAGATGAGTGTGTCTTATGCAGATATCAGAACCACAGCAGAGAGTCCTGAAACCTGAGAgagcgtgcgtgtgtgtgtgtgtaggacagagagagaagagggaAGGCAATGGAAAGGAGGGGGAGCTGGAATTTTAGTGGCCCAGGGGAACGCAGGAGGGGCAAGGAAGGAAGACACGGACCCCAGTGCACACCCACTGATCAGACCTTCGGTGTGCATAACAGCCTCTATAATCACTGACTGTTACTGTCCTTTTAGATCTGGCAGGTTTACAGTTTAGTGTCAGGTTTCCActccaataaaataaatgaacagcaGATCGAGCGTGTGCGATGGATCTCTCAAGCAGCTACTCATCAGGATTAAGCTGATTAACTAAATATCATCACTTTCACCCAGCAAAATTTGTCTGTCTGTAGTTCTATCTAGCTGTCTGtagttctgtctatctgttgttctatcctTCTGtaattctgtctgtctgtagttcagtctgtctatctgtccatagttgtctatctgtctgtagtTCTGTTTGTCTGTAAATCTGTCTGTAGATCTGTCTGTGGTTCTGTCGACCTGTCTGTAGTTCTGTCTGTAGATCTGTCTGTagttctatttatctgtctgtagTTCTGTCGACCTGTCTGTAGTTCTGTCTATTTCTGTCTGTAGTTTTGTCTGTAGTTCTGTCGACCTGTCTGtagttctgtctgtctatttatctgtctgtagttctgtctgtctgttctgtctgtctatctgtagttatatctgtctatgtctgTAGTTcagtctgtttatctatctgtagttatatctatctatctgtctgtctgtcgttctgtctgtctgtagttcagtctgtttatctatctgtagttctgtttttctgtctgtagttctgtcagtctgtctgtagttctgtctatctgtctacctgtctgtagttctgtctatttatctgtctgtagttctgctgatctatctgtctgtagttctgtctatctctctgtagttctatctgtctgttctGTCTATGTGTAGTTCTATCCGCCTGTCCATCtgttttttgtctgtctgtagttcagtctgtttatctatctgtagttctgtctctctgtctgtagtTCTTTCTGTCTATagttctttctgtctgtctgtagttctatctgtctgtctacctgtctgtagttctgtctatttatctgtctgtagTTCTGTCTACCTCTCTGTAGTTCtgtctgttctgtttttctgtctatgtgtagttctgtctgtctgtctatctgtttttttttgtctctctctGTAGTTCTGTCTATCTagttgtctgtctatctgtagcTCTGTCTGTAGTTCTGTCTATCTGtagttctatctgtctgtctgtcagtctgtagttctgtttttgtcattttgtcagtatatctgtctgtttgtagaTCGAAAACAGCCAAAATTGGTCAAAAAACATCCGGGTCAAAGGCGACTGTCATATGTTGCATATTACTACACATCTACATATCTTAAGAACATACTTTAACAGCTGAGAGGCCCACCTGGAGCCAGGCTTGGATAAACATATCACTATACACAAGAATGATCATTTAGTCTCCAGCTAGTCTGTATCTAAAAGGAAatggacagaaagagagagaattaGAGTAACAACTAGCAGACAGAATGTCAGGAAATGAGAAACAGACATGCTGATAGATTAGAGTGAAGATAAAAGCTATATGTCGCTTCTTAGATTGGCTTCTGCCTCCGTTTCTCAACGCTTATCAAAGTATATCAAACTCTACAAAGAAAAACCTGCATGTGATTTTACCCTTTCTGGGTTGGTTTGGCTatagggtgtgtgtgtgcatttatgaGGCATTTTTCCATGCTGTGTAAATGGATTCCTGGATGTCTGGATACCATCCAGGTATTTTCTTCGGTTCCAAGTCTCCATAAGGCAGACACCCCAGGAAACAGTAGTGATCCCAGCTATTCTCCATTCTCCATAACACACATAGACAGCATGTGAAATACAATTCCAGGCATAAGATGACTTTTTCAAGGTTCCTCCATTAAAAACAGCCTCTCTGCTCTGGAGAATCACTCTTTCCCAAGAAGACACCTATTAAGTGCAAAAGTGGGTTCCCTCTCAGAGGAATTGTTCACCCACACACTATAACCCTGTTATTAACCcttatgttgtttttacatttgtgtataTTCAAATGCGATTTGTTTTGAGCCACTGTGTATCATACAGACCAATTTTATGACGCTTTTGTTggtcatttttggagcttgacagcccGTTTCTTTTTGATGTTTgaaaaaaagagcagcatgaacattctgctaaacatcttcatgcagatttggaacaacatgatggttaaatgccaaaattttaatttttgggttaactatccctttaaacttaATCTAGTGAGTTTAGCCAGGGCAATTTCTTAACTGTGAACAATGCTGAACCAAACTCACCGCTCCAGTGTTTATTTCTGTGGAAGTTGTTGATAGGGTGTAGTCTGAATTGGTCTGAGGGAGTTTGTACCATGGACCACTTTAAATAGCCTGAATAGCCACTTTCATTCAGCACACTTACCTATTTGCCAAAAGCAATTTGATTTCAATGAAGACTGCAGTCTGGGCACGTATGGTGTTTATTATATACGCGTAtgcagagagagaaacaaacaaGCGTTCATGGGCTGCTCCTAAAGTGCCCACTTATTCTGCTTTTAATCAGCATGATCAAAGATTTGGATTGCAGTAAGctggtaaatatataaatagattgtGTATTTCGCTCACATCTACTTAATCGAGATTGGAAAACCACTCATGCTTAATCCAAACGAAGGCCACTATTGCGCAATGTGCGCATGAAAAACATGCGCATGCTCgcaataaaattaaggttgaggTTACTGGGCAAGTGCACATCAATAATGCGTCGTTTTTGTCACGCTAGGGTTGGGGTAAGTGTagatgttaataaaacagaatgtggtaatttattgttattttatggcAAGATTTTGCGACATTTACTGCCGTATCTGTATCCCTTTTAGCCACAgctgaaaatgtacctgtgCACACAGAAAAGgtttattaggggttcaagcgcatagtgctgaaaccctgttgtaattgttcgaatggccaaggatcagcagtctccacataaaactgatcgtgcagaccaaactgtaagtcgtaaagacttgaaacttggagggatggtagtactcacacaaTCTACAACGTCACCAAAACTCACCCCAaacatttctatggtaaattagctggatttgccaaaaagcTTTTCAAATCATTGATTCAGGTGGTTACATGGCTTGCTAAATAgcatgtaatgtcttttttcatatgtgcttaaatgccttaaagtgcttgaaccccggaaatgtagttatattttgttttcctgtACACAAGTAAAACACTGACATTTCACATATGAAACTTTATCAGCcataagtttatttaaaataaatgtttatttatgttaagCAAAATTACATGGtagaaacttttaattttactaGATTATAACTCCAAAAGCAGTATCATTGTCAAGGCAAAGATAGTACCACTGTAGTGTCATAAAGGTTAATAGGCACGTTAGACCTGATCTAATGTTGTTCAATCCATTTAATATTCCAGAATCAATAGCAAAATACATTTGCCTCTTATTGCTTTGCTTCTAAttctttcaaaaccataatttccATCAGCAATCTTAGACATTTCAAATGAAGGCCGTTTGAATGCTCTGCTGTACCCTATTATATCTTTCCAAGTGTCCGCTGTGAACTCAAATTCTGGTCAAAGTATTTCAACATAAGCAATAACCTCACTAATTACTTGCAGGAAACTCTCTCACAAACACCTGAAGTATCAATCCAAGACAATGAATTCCCAATGTTCTTACATTGCTTAAAGAAAATTCCACATCAAGATCCACTGATGGTAATATTACAATGTCTGGCTTTCATTTATATTAGATCGGTATCAGGACTGTCTGTCCCAGGCACAGATGTGCGAACCATGATTTATCCCTATAGTGCCACCTGATGGTCAAAGTTTGTACTTTTAGCCAAAGCATAATTATCAGATTTTAGGGAAattgtcaaataattaacaaacaGCTGTGTGCTGTTAATTATTCCAGTTGTGaagtctttctctctctaagTAGACAGATGAGCACTGGCAATCACATTGATGTCCTTTCTCCTTGGACCAGACGTCCCCGCAAAGCCCAGGTGTCCTGCATACAAAAGAAAGTTGACTGAACCACCCAAGTGTGCATGAAAGTAACTTTGCATTTATCTAAAGCTGTAAACACACCTGAAAGGAGACTGAATCAGCTCCATACTTCTTGACTGCAAGTTCTTTCACTTCATTGCTGATGTTCTCCTGAGTAGTTCCATTCACATCAATGTAATAACAGTCAGAGCTGGCATAGTGACAGGAGATGGCCTGAAATAAGTGCACACAAGTTACTCCTGTGCATCTAAATGATAAGTTTTCCATTAGCcattggttttattttacaacTCTTTTAAATTTGAACTTGTCACAAGTGGAAATGTCttaattattaacataaaaGCTTTACGCAAGCAGATATACCTACCTTTCGAAATCCTTTGGTTTGGTTCATTCCTGAGCCATGGATCAGCAAAGGATGGAAAAACACTGTATCTCCTTTCTCCATCTCTAAATGCACTCTGGGATGGTCTGGGGCGTAGTTACGCACTCCGTGGTACATCTTATTTACTCCACCCTGGAAGGAAACAAAGAAGCAAAGTGAGGTTGGCTGATGTAGACCATCTGCGTAATCATCCTCACATCTTCGGCTTCTCTCACCTCCCATTCTGGGTAGTCGTGTTCCTGCAGGGTACCATGGTGAGAGCCGGGCAGGACGACAAGGCAGCCGTTTCCCCCGGTGCACTTTCTCCATGGCGGTCCATGCACACACAATGCGGTCTGCGGGTCGGAAGGGGAAGTAGTGTAGATCCTGGTGCATAGGATGGCGAGAGGTCTTCTTTCCTGGGAAGTATGAAGGAAGTGTGCATTTAggtatttatgtataaaatattttcaaattttatacatacactaccagtcaaaagtttttgaacagtaagatttttaatgtttttttttaaagaagtctcttctgcttaccaagcctgcatttattagatcaaaagaacagcaacaacagtaaaatgttcaaagaaattatagaaactattatttttatttagcaaggatgctttaaattgatcaaaagtgatgaagacatttataatattttacaaaagatttctattttagataaatactgtttttctgatatttcattaattcatcaaagaaacctgcaaaaattctactgtttttctgctgtttttaacacaacaataataaatgtttttgagcagcaaatcaaaatattagaattacttctgaaggattgtgtgattggagtaatgatgctaaaaattcagctttgaaatcacaggaataaattacattttaatatatgttcaaatagaaaacagttattttaaatggtaaaaatatttctaaatgttactattttgctgtactttggatcaaataaatgcaggcttgatcagcagaagaggcttctttaaaatgcattaaaaatcgtagtgttcaaaaacttttgactggtcgtGTACGTTAAAAATACACAGCTAATCTAGATATTACTTAATAATTCCTCAAATATTCTGCTTAATCCAATCACCAGGTCCAAACAAATCTACACCTGTGTCAGGTGGTTTGTTGATGAGCATGGTGTGCATGGCCATGATGTTGGGTCCGGTGAAACACTCCACATACTTCAGGATCTGAGAAACGTGATCAAATATAGCTGAAAATTACATTCTTGTTGCCTTGTAGAGTATGCATAGTACTCATGCTTGTGTCTACCTGTGGTAAAGTGCAGTAGCGGAAAAGTTCTGGATCTTCCTGGTAGTCCTGAAGTTTGGTCACAGCCTTCTCACCTTCAACAAACTCGGATTTAGCAATGGATACATCTTTCATTATCAACAAACCAGGCACCTTCACCTCTCTCTTAGAGATGCGCTCAAACTCTTTCCtgttaaacacacaaacacacacgcactcaATTACATACAGACTATTTACAAAGAAGAGCACTGAAACAGACATTCAGTTAATGATTTACTCTGAGTTACCTCAACTCTCCCACAGTACCTACATTTACATGCAGCCTAATATCTAATTTCACTAAACTGAATTTCTGATTGATTACCGgtgcatatttcattaattaaactTCTGACTGTGTTTACAACTGGATACTAAAATACCTTGTGTGGATATATAAAACAGTGCATtgcttttacaaaataaatatcaatatttgcTCCCCAAATTAAGACTCTATATTATTGTAACATACGAAACATTAACGACAAATTACAAAGCGTGACTTTAGAAAGTCagtacattgttttattttccccTCGTATCATTACTTAACCTTATCAGAGGCTGAAAGTCCATAGCAATGTATTTTATAATCAAGTGTGTCAAACTATCTATTGCAGATTTAAGTTCACACAGAAGGCATTCTTGTATTcactcaatattttaattaaaagacGTAGTCTTTCAGGCATATTTGTAATTCTTTAGTAGGCAAATACCACAATTACAAACTAAATCAATGAATGTTCAATGTTTTGATCAGTCTTGCCTGAATCTCTCAATATCCTCGTGCGATACCAATTTTTTGATGAGTATGAAACCATTCTCTTCATAGGCAATTCTCTGTTCTGGAGTCAGGAGGCCCGTGTCAAAAGTGTATCTGCAGACAAGCCAGAATATAGTTCTCAAACAGACcaaaaacaaactattaaatGAATTTCAGCAATATTTAAAGAAAGCTGACTAACTGTAGGGCTTGAGGATGATGATATGACACATTTTGTGCAGAAGTGAAGGATGCTCGCTGAATGACACAGGTTAAGGTTCATAATGTAAGTTATACAGATACAATCAACACATAATAGATAATCACTGTACATAACAAAGATAACGGTAAAAgccgttatttatttatttacttatctatcaatcaatcaatcatagAAAGAGAGTAATTCTAGTTAAAATATGATCCAATGTtgttacaaataaacatttccaTCAAATAAAAGTAGTAAATAATAAACCAGGCCTGTTCGTAAAGCCTCGGTTTGTGCAGCCCACGTCATTCGGGAACAGCTCACTGTCTGCGGCCGGAGCCGCTTAGCTTCCTCGGTGTAGTTCTTCGCGCTGCTCGCCTGCGGTCAAAATGGTGTTACACCAGAAAAGCGCCTCTAAAAGGATACGACAGTACCGTAGGACCGATCCAGGTGATTCAAAACCACTTTTAGTCTGTCTGCTGCTCGGGACATCTTTAATCCAGCACAGAGTCGACGAGATGAACTGAACAGCAGCACGCGTGTACTGTTTATATAACGTTAACTGGGGTAAAGTGCACTGACACTTGTCTTACATATCATAAAAATTCAGATGACGTTTGATTTACATTACTCATTAACTAATCAAACTGTTAAACTAAGTTCTAGATTATATAGgctacactgccgttcaaaagtttggaatgagactttagaatgttaaaaagaacagaatttatttaaaatagaaaagaaaattcaaattcatattatgtgtaaaaaaagtatgttatgTGTTAATGTGTAAAATACGGTCAAATATCTTCTCACATAAGTGTGCAATTCATCAGAACATTAATATATGTACAGTTTCTTTTCTGTATTTAGTTGAAGAGGTATGTAAAAACTGATGTTTTTTACATATTCCACATAGCCTTTTAGAGAGATcatatggaaaaataaaataattgtatcaaaatatagtttttaactcattaaaaaatgaagtaaccataaaacaccataaaatgtggctaaatgtttgttttgtgttcagGATTTAAGATGTGCATATCAGCCATATCAGAGGCATATCagagtatttttgtttaattgttgcTGGGTAATACAACAGACAGTGAATATTCAGGCATAATAGCAAAGAATTACATTTCGTGTTTAGATTTACTTTGGACATACAGATATCATGATTGAAAGATTACTTGAGACTTGCTTAaaagattaaattattttaaaacgatTCAGTAATTTTTATTGCATAATCTTAAAAGATGTATTTCAAATCATGTTTTCATAGAATGTTGCTGAGAATTTGCAACACTTCTGTTTAATAACTATTTAAGACGAGAGGAAGAAATCATGCTCATTCTGCATCTGTGTGCGGAATATGCCATTAGCCTTCGCCACTTTCTCAGGTGTGTCAAGATACTTATTCAGCAGAGCTTTTAAGGATTCCTCAGGATACTTGCCCATGATCTCCACCTTCCAAGTGTAGTAGGCATTGGTTGGAGGAGTGTTGAGAGTATTACCCAGCCAAACCCAGAGTCTGTAGCAGGGCAGAAGACCCACAGCAAAGTATATTGGCTCTTCACTGTCCATCAGGTTTCTGTAGAATGAAAGGTACTTCCTCATAGCTAGAGTTTGCTGAATTGGAGGTGCACCCTGTAGAAATGAGAATATAAAGCATCTTCAATGAATTCAGAACCAAACTGCaagttttttctttgtttttccagtCTTACCttgaaacaatatttttggAGCATCAAATCGGCAAAAGATTTGTAATTTGAAATGAAGTAACCATAAAACTCCATAAAATGTGgctaaatgtttgttttgtgttcagGATTTAAGATGTGCATATCAGCCATATCAGAGGCATATCagagtatttttgtttaattggaAGATTAGGAATAGGAAGAAATCATGCTCATTCTGCATCTGTGTGCGGAATACCGCATTAGCCTTCGCCACTTTCTCAGGTGTGTCAAGATACTTATTCAGCAGAGCTCTGAAGTATTTCTCAGGATGCTCGCCCATGTTCTCCACCTTCCAAGTGTAGTAGGCATTGGTTGGAGGAGTGTTGAATGATCTACAGAAGAATGTTCACAACTGTGCATAAGTTGTCTATTGAGAAGTAATTGATCTGTTTCTGCTGTTAGAAATGTGCTTCCGCACATCTCAATCGTTAAATATTGTTAAGCAGTTTTGCTTGAAAAAGGCATTGACACAAGCATATTTGAGTTTCTTGCATTGGTTAGATTTTTTCACATTGAAAATGACAAATTCCACAAGCCTTTTAGAGAGATCATATGGAAAAAATATagttattaaatgaattaaaataaaataattttaaaaagaggTAGCCATAAAACACCATTAAATGtggcttgtttttgttttgtttattaagaATTAAGATAGATTTTCAAAACTAATATGCATATCAGATGTATTAGAGTATAATGCAACATACATTGAGTATTCAGGcatgatattatatttatattttgtattattttagtgttgtgtgtttttcttctaaaaaattttatttgacaTGTTTCAAAAAgattgtttataaaataatgcaaGATATcagacataataaaatatatgtttattgtTGATGGGTACAGACACTGAATATTCAAATACAGTAGACTAAAACTTTCTACAATTTCTGTTTATATAGACTGTGGATATACAGTTGATCATGATTATTATACtatgataaaatgttaaattattttaagtgattaaatatttttattgcatattaatcttaaaatatgtaaccaaatattttaaaaaatacttcaaataatttagaattttaagttGCTCAGACAACAGGCTATTTGCAACACTTCTCTCTCAAGACGAGAGGAAGAAATCATGCTCGTTCTGCATCTGTGCACGGAATATGCCATTAGCCTTCGCCACTTTCTCAGGTGTGTCAAGATACTTATTCAGCAGAGCTCTGAAGTATTTCTCAGGATGCTCGCCCATGTTCTCCACCTTCCAAGTGTAGTAGGCATTGGTTGGAGGAGTGTTGAGATGATCTGCCAGCCAAACCCAGAGTCTGTAGCAGGGCAGAAGACCCACAGCAAAGTATATTGGCTCTTCACTGTCCATCAGGTTTCTGTAGAATGAAAGGTACTTCCTCATAGCTGGAGTTTGCTGAATTGGAGGTGCACCCTGTAGACATGAGAATATAAAGCATCTTCAGTGAATTCAGAACCAAGCTGCaagttttttctttgtttttcggTTCTTACCTTGAAACAATATTGTTGGAGCATCAAATCGGCAAAAAATGTGTAACTTGAGTGTATGCCTTTAAAGAAGATCTTTAGGTCACTGGGCTGATTTACTTTTGCACTCATATTGCTCAGCATATCAGTCACGTTCAGTACATAGTGAATATCTTGTATGGTGAAGTTGACATAACGCTCCGCCTGCAGGCTGCCGCTCTGCATTTGTATCAGGAAGTCCACATGGATCGTCTCATTGGCGATGTCTGTATTGTTGTCCCAGAGAAACTCATAAACATTCATCGGAGATTTCATTTTTGAACTGCTACTAGGACTTTTACAGAGAGCGTACCTGTTTTACACACAAACCATTATTGAACTGAATTCTTAGACAGGAAGATTAGTAATTGTTGCTAGAGTTCATTACAAGCTCTCCTGCATTTCTGATTAgtaaaaggccaatgaaaatcaTCTATTTAATTGATCCCCAGTTCAATTAAAGAAACGAAAAGTGTTTTTAGAACGGTTTGTTCTTGTTTGCAAGTGTAAACATTCAGTAATCATGCCATGGATGTGTCaagataataaatgttttttgaccttACCTAACATATAAGAGCCAAAAACAGAGAAAGACCACAGTCTTCATGTTTCTTGTGTCTTGATTTGTTGTCTTCACCTTCCTTAATCTCCAATCCAAGCTGTCTGATCCAGTTTACATGAAGAGACAGTTTTACACTGTATGTGCTCGCTGATTAGTTAATCGTATGCTGCTTTGTCCAAAAAAGGTCCAAACCTTGATACAGTTGAACATTTTGCTGACATAAAGTGATTGtgttattgatttacattaCTCATTAACTAATCAAACTGTTAAACTAAGTTCTAGTTTATATAGgctacactgccgttcaaaagtttggaattagattttttaacatgtttttaaagaagtttctcatgctcatcaaagctgcatttattggaggaaaaatatttgaggaaaaatatgcaatttaaaatagtgattttccattttaatatactttaaaatataatttattcctatgagcaaagctgaatttttagcatcattactccagtctttagtgtcacatgatccttcagaaatcattctgatatgtggatttattatcaatgttgaaaacggttCAAcatgctgcttaatttttcgaTCTTGTGAAACCTTTTTTTAGGAATAATAATcatgaataaaacgttaaaaagaacttctttttttttttttttttgcaatatacactcctcttcaaaagtttggggtcagtacattttttttctttctttttttggacataaattaatacttttatttagcaaggatgtgttaaactgataaaaaattatagtaaagactttattatttaaaataaacgcTGTACttttaaagaatcctggaaacAGTATCAcgggttccaacaaaatattaagcaacacaactgttttcaaaattgataataaatcag includes these proteins:
- the LOC127164347 gene encoding uncharacterized protein LOC127164347 isoform X2, which produces MKTVVFLCFWLLYVRYALCKSPSSSSKMKSPMNVYEFLWDNNTDIANETIHVDFLIQMQSGSLQAERYVNFTIQDIHYVLNVTDMLSNMSAKVNQPSDLKIFFKGIHSSYTFFADLMLQQYCFKGAPPIQQTLAMRKYLSFYRNLMDSEEPIYFAVGLLPCYRLWVWLGNTLNTPPTNAYYTWKVEIMGKYPEESLKALLNKYLDTPEKVAKANGIFRTQMQNEHDFFLSS
- the ucmaa gene encoding upper zone of growth plate and cartilage matrix associated a isoform X2, which encodes MAGTHTVLLTLLPTVLILIVLAGVESAAVKDGKDSEAKGASKQVFMPASDASNFFKRRGRRSPGTYEEYYAEQRLKMAANERRREHLEEQHDEHENYLEEERDEQYERTRERNEQWREFHYDGQYPRYPHHRRYV
- the LOC127164347 gene encoding uncharacterized protein LOC127164347 isoform X1 codes for the protein MKTVVFLCFWLLYVRYALCKSPSSSSKMKSPMNVYEFLWDNNTDIANETIHVDFLIQMQSGSLQAERYVNFTIQDIHYVLNVTDMLSNMSAKVNQPSDLKIFFKGIHSSYTFFADLMLQQYCFKGAPPIQQTPAMRKYLSFYRNLMDSEEPIYFAVGLLPCYRLWVWLADHLNTPPTNAYYTWKVENMGEHPEKYFRALLNKYLDTPEKVAKANGIFRAQMQNEHDFFLSS
- the LOC127164347 gene encoding uncharacterized protein LOC127164347 isoform X3, whose translation is MLDIANETIHVDFLIQMQSGSLQAERYVNFTIQDIHYVLNVTDMLSNMSAKVNQPSDLKIFFKGIHSSYTFFADLMLQQYCFKGAPPIQQTPAMRKYLSFYRNLMDSEEPIYFAVGLLPCYRLWVWLADHLNTPPTNAYYTWKVENMGEHPEKYFRALLNKYLDTPEKVAKANGIFRAQMQNEHDFFLSS
- the ucmaa gene encoding upper zone of growth plate and cartilage matrix associated a isoform X1 is translated as MAGTHTVLLTLLPTVLILIVLAGVESAAVKDGKDSEAKAGASKQVFMPASDASNFFKRRGRRSPGTYEEYYAEQRLKMAANERRREHLEEQHDEHENYLEEERDEQYERTRERNEQWREFHYDGQYPRYPHHRRYV
- the phyh gene encoding LOW QUALITY PROTEIN: phytanoyl-CoA dioxygenase, peroxisomal (The sequence of the model RefSeq protein was modified relative to this genomic sequence to represent the inferred CDS: deleted 1 base in 1 codon), with product MSRAADRLKVVLNHLDRSYGTVRASFTSAQNVSYHHPQALQYTFDTGLLTPEQRIAYEENGFILIKKLVSHEDIERFRKEFERISKREVKVPGLLIMKDVSIAKSEFVEGEKAVTKLQDYQEDPELFRYCTLPQILKYVECFTGPNIMAMHTMLINKPPDTGKKTSRHPMHQDLHYFPFRPADRIVCAWTAMEKVHRGNGCLVVLPGSHHGTLQEHDYPEWEGGVNKMYHGVRNYAPDHPRVHLEMEKGDTVFFHPLLIHGSGMNQTKGFRKAISCHYASSDCYYIDVNGTTQENISNEVKELAVKKYGADSVSFQDTWALRGRLVQGERTSM